In a genomic window of Meriones unguiculatus strain TT.TT164.6M chromosome 8, Bangor_MerUng_6.1, whole genome shotgun sequence:
- the Smdt1 gene encoding essential MCU regulator, mitochondrial has product MASVAARRLAWVAVRPGALWSVPKGREGGDVCAVPGSSGRNLVPSRSVIVTRSGAILPKPVKMSFGLLRVFSIVIPFLYVGTLISKNFAALLEEHDIFVPEDDDDDD; this is encoded by the exons ATGGCGTCCGTGGCGGCTCGCCGGCTGGCCTGGGTAGCGGTCCGACCCGGGGCTCTCTGGAGCGTGCcgaagggaagggaaggtggtgATGTCTGTGCCGTACCGGGCAGCTCAGGCCGCAACCTGGTACCGTCGAGGTCAGTCATCGTCACTCGCAGCGGCGCCATTTTGCCCAAGCCGGTGAAA ATGTCCTTTGGTCTTCTCCGGGTGTTCTCCATTGTGATCCCCTTTCTCTATGTGGGGACCCTCATTAGCAAGAATTTTGCTGCTCTACTTGAGGAACATGACATTTTTGTCCCAGAGGATGACGACGACGATGATTAA
- the Pheta2 gene encoding sesquipedalian-2 isoform X2, protein MLNKRSVAHYATNDSPADHTGFLRTWGGPGTPPTPSGAGRRCWFVLKGNLLFSFESRESRTPMSLVVLEGCTVELAEAPVPEEFAFAIRFDAPGVRPHLLAADGQVAQEAWVKALSRASFGYMRLVVRELESQLQDARRSLALHHCASQKAVAGCSKSQAPDRWTPGPENGHFLLRERNSVGTVEERGSRPVGRDVTEWELQGPASLLLSRGQSPVSPETSCFSTLHDWYGKEIMELRRGWQQRAKGSQPESK, encoded by the exons ATG CTGAACAAGAGGAGTGTGGCCCACTATGCGACGAATGATTCTCCAGCGGACCACACTGGCTTCCTTCGTACTTGGGGAGGACCAGGGACTCCACCCACTCCCAGTGGCGCCGGCCGGAGATGCTGGTTTGTTCTCAAGGGCAATCTACTCTTCTCTTTTGAGAGTAGAGAAAGCCGGACCCCGATGAGCCTGGTGGTGTTAGAGGGCTGCACGGTGGAGCTGGCCGAGGCTCCTGTGCCTGAGGAGTTTGCCTTCGCCATTCGCTTTGACGCCCCTGGAGTGCGCCCACACCTGCTGGCAGCGGATGGGCAAGTTGCCCAGGAGGCCTGGGTGAAGGCGCTGTCTCGAGCCAGCTTTGGCTACATGCGACTTGTGGTAAGAGAACTGGAGAGCCAGTTGCAGGATGCCCGGAGGAGCCTGGCCTTGCATCACTGTGCATCCCAGAAGGCTGTTGCCGGCTGCAGTAAGTCACAGGCTCCTGATCGCTGGACTCCAGGCCCTGAGAATGGCCACTTTCTCCTCAGGGAGCGCAACTCCGTTGGTACTGTGGAAGAAAGGGGGAGCAGGCCAGTAGGTCGGGATGTGACTGAGTGGGAGTTACAGGGCCCTGCCAGCCTCCTCCTAAGCAGGGGACAGAGCCCCGTGTCCCCTGAGACCTCCTGTTTCTCTACTCTACATGACTGGTATGGGAAGGAAATCATGGAGCTGAGGCGAGGGTGGCAGCAAAGGGCCAAGGGGAGCCAGCCAGAGAGCAAGTAA
- the Pheta2 gene encoding sesquipedalian-2 isoform X1, whose amino-acid sequence MKLNKRSVAHYATNDSPADHTGFLRTWGGPGTPPTPSGAGRRCWFVLKGNLLFSFESRESRTPMSLVVLEGCTVELAEAPVPEEFAFAIRFDAPGVRPHLLAADGQVAQEAWVKALSRASFGYMRLVVRELESQLQDARRSLALHHCASQKAVAGCSKSQAPDRWTPGPENGHFLLRERNSVGTVEERGSRPVGRDVTEWELQGPASLLLSRGQSPVSPETSCFSTLHDWYGKEIMELRRGWQQRAKGSQPESK is encoded by the coding sequence ATGAAGCTGAACAAGAGGAGTGTGGCCCACTATGCGACGAATGATTCTCCAGCGGACCACACTGGCTTCCTTCGTACTTGGGGAGGACCAGGGACTCCACCCACTCCCAGTGGCGCCGGCCGGAGATGCTGGTTTGTTCTCAAGGGCAATCTACTCTTCTCTTTTGAGAGTAGAGAAAGCCGGACCCCGATGAGCCTGGTGGTGTTAGAGGGCTGCACGGTGGAGCTGGCCGAGGCTCCTGTGCCTGAGGAGTTTGCCTTCGCCATTCGCTTTGACGCCCCTGGAGTGCGCCCACACCTGCTGGCAGCGGATGGGCAAGTTGCCCAGGAGGCCTGGGTGAAGGCGCTGTCTCGAGCCAGCTTTGGCTACATGCGACTTGTGGTAAGAGAACTGGAGAGCCAGTTGCAGGATGCCCGGAGGAGCCTGGCCTTGCATCACTGTGCATCCCAGAAGGCTGTTGCCGGCTGCAGTAAGTCACAGGCTCCTGATCGCTGGACTCCAGGCCCTGAGAATGGCCACTTTCTCCTCAGGGAGCGCAACTCCGTTGGTACTGTGGAAGAAAGGGGGAGCAGGCCAGTAGGTCGGGATGTGACTGAGTGGGAGTTACAGGGCCCTGCCAGCCTCCTCCTAAGCAGGGGACAGAGCCCCGTGTCCCCTGAGACCTCCTGTTTCTCTACTCTACATGACTGGTATGGGAAGGAAATCATGGAGCTGAGGCGAGGGTGGCAGCAAAGGGCCAAGGGGAGCCAGCCAGAGAGCAAGTAA
- the Naga gene encoding alpha-N-acetylgalactosaminidase — MLQKTVLFLALVARVLLLDNGLLRTPPMGWLSWERFRCNINCEEDPKNCISERLFMEMADRLAQDGWRDLGYVYLNIDDCWIGGRDAQGRLMPDFKRFPHGIAFLADYAHSLGLKLGIYEDLGKMTCMGYPGTTLDKVEMDAETFAEWKVDMLKLDGCFSSAKERAKGYPMMAAALNATGRPIAFSCSWPAYEGGLPPKVNYTLIASICNLWRNYNDIQDSWKSVLSILDWVVEHQDILQPVSGPGRWNDPDMLLVGNFGLSFDESRAQMALWTILAAPLFMSTDLRTISPQNIDILQNPLMIKINQDPLGIQGRRIFKSKSQIEVFKRPLSNDASALVFFSRRVDMPYFFHCSLLQLNFPRYRVYEGQNVFTRDVISGLHSETNFTVIINPSGVVMWYLYPINNLEHTHVPVVRPQE, encoded by the exons ATGTTGCAGAAGACAG tgcTCTTCCTGGCCCTGGTGGCTCGGGTGCTGCTGCTGGATAATGGGCTCCTGCGGACGCCGCCCATGGGCTGGCTCTCCTGGGAACGTTTCCGCTGCAACATCAACTGTGAGGAGGACCCAAAGAACTGCATCAG TGAACGGCTCTTCATGGAGATGGCTGACCGGCTGGCCCAGGATGGGTGGCGGGATCTTGGCTATGTATACCTCAACATTGATGACTGCTGGATTGGTGGGCGTGACGCCCAAGGCCGCCTGATGCCTGACTTCAAGCGCTTCCCTCACGGGATTGCCTTTCTGGCTGACTAT gctcatTCCCTGGGTCTGAAGCTAGGCATCTATGAAGACTTAGGCAAAATGACCTGCATGGGTTACCCTGGCACAACACTAGACAAAGTGGAGATGGACGCCGAAACCTTTGCCGAGTGGAAGGTGGACATGCTGAAGCTAGATGGCTGTTTCTCGTCTGCCAAAGAGCGCGCAAAGG GCTACCCCATGATGGCTGCTGCCCTGAATGCCACAGGCCGTCCCATCGCCTTTTCTTGCAGCTGGCCAGCCTACGAAGGGGGCCTACCCCCCAAG GTGAACTACACCCTGATTGCCAGCATCTGCAATCTCTGGCGCAACTATAACGATATCCAGGACTCCTGGAAGAGTGTGCTGTCCATCCTGGACTGGGTTGTGGAGCACCAGGACATACTGCAGCCAGTGTCAGGTCCCGGGCGCTGGAATGACCCAGACATG CTGCTCGTTGGGAACTTTGGCCTCAGCTTTGATGAATCCCGGGCCCAGATGGCCCTGTGGACAATACTGGCAGCCCCCCTCTTCATGTCCACGGACCTGCGTACCATCTCCCCCCAGAACATAGACATTCTTCAGAATCCACTCATGATCAAAATCAATCAGGACCCCTTAGGCATCCAGGGACGCAGGATCTTCAAG AGTAAGTCTCAAATTGAAGTGTTCAAGCGGCCTCTGTCTAACGATGCCAGCGCCCTGGTCTTCTTCAGCCGCAGGGTAGACATGCCATACTTCTTCCATTGCTCCCTCTTGCAGCTGAACTTCCCCAGATACAGAGTGTATGAG GGCCAGAACGTCTTCACCAGGGACGTCATCAGCGGCCTCCACAGTGAAACCAACTTCACCGTGATCATCAATCCTTCGGGGGTTGTGATGTGGTACTTATACCCCATCAACAACCTGGAGCACACTCATGTCCCAGTTGTGAGGCCCCAAGAATGA